In one Pseudomonas sp. MM211 genomic region, the following are encoded:
- a CDS encoding putative bifunctional diguanylate cyclase/phosphodiesterase — translation MKLELKHSLSVKLLRVVLLSALAVGVVLSLGQIVFDVYKTRHTITNDAQRILGMFRDPSTQAVYSLDREMGMQVVEGLFQHESVRQAAIGHPGEQMLAEKDRPLSELPIRWLTDPILGEQQQFTTRLVGREPYNEYYGDLNITLDTALYGESFITNSVIIFISGVLRALAMGLVLYLVYYWLLTKPLAKIIEHLSSINPDRPSENKLPMLAGNEKNELGLWINTANQLLASIERNTHLRREAESSLRRMSQYDFLTGLPNRQQLQQQLEQILEDAGRLQRRVAVLCVGLDDFKGINEQFSYQTGDQLLLALSDRLRSHSGRLGALARLGGDQFVLVQADIEQPYEAAELAQSVLDDLEAPFALDDHLVQLRATIGITLFPEDGDSPEKLLQKAEQTMTLAKSRSRNRYQFYIASVDSEMRRRRELEKDLRDALALNQLHLVYQPQISFRDHRVVGVEALLRWQHPQHGLVAPDLFIPLAEQNGSIIAIGEWVLDQTCRQLREWHDQGYSNLRMAVNLSTVQLHHAELPRMVNNLMQMYRLPPSSLELEVTETGLMEDISTAAQHLLSLRRSGALIAIDDFGTGYSSLSYLKSLPLDKIKIDKSFVQDLLNDEDDATIVRAIIQLGKSLGMQVIAEGVETAEQEAYIIAQGCHEGQGYFYSKPLPARELTQYLKQSSRMQQHINPATL, via the coding sequence TTGAAGCTGGAACTCAAGCACAGTCTGTCCGTGAAACTGCTTCGCGTCGTGCTGTTGTCCGCGCTTGCGGTTGGCGTGGTGCTGAGCCTTGGCCAGATCGTGTTCGATGTCTACAAGACCCGCCACACCATCACCAACGATGCCCAGCGCATCCTCGGCATGTTCCGCGACCCCTCGACGCAGGCGGTTTACAGCCTCGACCGGGAGATGGGCATGCAGGTCGTCGAAGGCCTGTTTCAGCATGAATCGGTGCGACAAGCCGCCATCGGCCACCCTGGCGAGCAGATGCTGGCCGAGAAAGATCGACCACTGTCCGAGCTGCCCATTCGCTGGCTAACCGACCCGATTCTCGGCGAGCAGCAGCAGTTCACCACTCGCCTGGTCGGCCGTGAGCCGTATAACGAATACTACGGCGACCTGAACATTACCCTCGACACCGCCCTGTACGGGGAAAGCTTCATCACCAACTCGGTGATCATCTTCATTTCCGGCGTACTGCGCGCGCTGGCCATGGGGCTGGTGCTGTACCTGGTCTATTACTGGCTACTGACCAAGCCGCTGGCCAAGATCATCGAGCACCTGAGCAGCATCAACCCGGATCGGCCCAGCGAGAACAAGCTGCCCATGCTCGCCGGCAACGAGAAGAACGAGCTCGGTTTGTGGATCAATACCGCCAACCAGTTGCTCGCCTCCATCGAACGCAATACTCACCTGCGCCGCGAAGCCGAAAGCAGCTTGCGACGCATGTCCCAGTACGATTTCCTAACAGGCCTGCCGAACCGCCAGCAGCTGCAACAGCAGCTCGAACAGATCCTCGAAGACGCCGGACGACTGCAGCGCCGGGTTGCCGTGCTGTGCGTTGGGCTGGATGACTTTAAGGGCATCAACGAGCAATTCAGCTACCAGACCGGCGACCAACTGCTGCTGGCGTTGTCCGACCGCTTACGTAGCCACAGCGGCCGCCTGGGCGCCCTGGCGCGCCTGGGTGGGGATCAGTTCGTCCTGGTGCAGGCCGATATCGAACAGCCCTATGAGGCAGCAGAACTGGCGCAAAGCGTGCTGGACGACCTCGAGGCGCCATTCGCCCTCGACGACCACCTGGTGCAATTACGCGCAACCATCGGCATCACCCTGTTCCCGGAAGACGGCGACAGCCCCGAAAAGCTGCTGCAAAAAGCCGAACAGACCATGACCCTGGCCAAGAGCCGCTCGCGCAACCGCTACCAGTTCTATATCGCCAGCGTCGATAGCGAGATGCGCCGCCGTCGCGAGCTGGAAAAGGATCTGCGCGACGCCCTGGCACTGAATCAACTGCACCTGGTTTATCAGCCGCAGATCAGCTTCCGCGATCACCGTGTGGTGGGCGTCGAAGCCCTGCTGCGCTGGCAACATCCGCAGCACGGCCTGGTCGCGCCGGATCTGTTCATTCCATTGGCCGAACAGAACGGCAGCATCATCGCGATTGGCGAATGGGTGCTGGATCAGACCTGCCGGCAGTTACGCGAATGGCACGATCAGGGCTACAGCAACCTGCGCATGGCGGTCAATCTGTCCACCGTGCAGTTGCACCATGCCGAGCTGCCACGCATGGTCAACAACCTGATGCAGATGTATCGCCTGCCCCCTAGCAGCCTGGAACTGGAAGTGACCGAAACCGGCCTGATGGAAGACATCAGTACCGCCGCCCAGCACCTGCTCAGCCTGCGTCGATCCGGGGCGCTGATCGCCATCGACGACTTCGGCACGGGTTATTCGTCACTCAGTTACCTGAAGAGCCTGCCGCTGGACAAGATCAAGATCGACAAAAGCTTCGTACAGGATCTACTCAACGACGAAGATGATGCCACCATCGTTCGCGCCATCATTCAGCTCGGCAAGAGCCTGGGCATGCAAGTGATCGCTGAGGGCGTGGAGACTGCCGAGCAGGAGGCTTACATCATTGCCCAGGGTTGTCATGAAGGTCAGGGCTACTTTTACAGCAAGCCATTACCAGCCCGTGAGTTGACCCAGTACCTCAAGCAGTCCAGCCGTATGCAGCAGCACATCAACCCCGCCACCCTTTAG
- the sodB gene encoding superoxide dismutase [Fe] encodes MAFELPPLPYAHDALQPHISKETLEYHHDKHHNTYVVNLNNLVPGTEFEGKSLEEIVKTSSGGIFNNAAQVWNHTFYWNCLSPNGGGQPTGELAAAIEKSFGSFEKFKEEFSKVTIGTFGAGWGWLVKKADGSLALASTIGAGCPLTAGDTPLLTCDVWEHAYYIDYRNVRPKYVEAFWNLVNWDFVAKNFAA; translated from the coding sequence ATGGCTTTCGAATTGCCGCCGCTGCCTTATGCACACGATGCTCTGCAGCCGCACATCTCCAAGGAAACTCTGGAGTATCACCACGACAAGCACCACAACACCTATGTCGTGAACCTGAACAACCTCGTGCCCGGTACCGAGTTCGAAGGCAAGAGCCTGGAAGAAATCGTCAAGACTTCCTCCGGCGGCATCTTCAACAACGCGGCCCAGGTATGGAACCACACCTTCTACTGGAACTGCCTGAGCCCCAACGGCGGCGGTCAACCGACTGGTGAGCTGGCCGCGGCCATCGAGAAATCCTTCGGCTCTTTCGAGAAATTCAAGGAAGAGTTCAGCAAGGTCACCATCGGCACCTTCGGTGCTGGCTGGGGCTGGCTGGTGAAGAAGGCTGACGGCTCCCTGGCTCTGGCCAGCACCATCGGCGCCGGTTGCCCGCTGACCGCAGGCGATACTCCGCTGCTGACCTGCGATGTGTGGGAACACGCCTACTACATCGACTACCGCAACGTCCGTCCTAAGTATGTCGAGGCGTTCTGGAACCTGGTCAACTGGGACTTCGTGGCGAAGAACTTCGCTGCCTGA
- a CDS encoding EamA family transporter encodes METSVFLMVIASAALHAGWNALLKIGLDRFLTASLIQIGAGSVALLALPFVAMPNAAAWPWIVLSAILHIGYNVFLSRAYRYGDLGQVYPISRGSSPLLVAGLSVLLLGEVLPAGQLLGLAVLVAGIWLMAVRGGSGKASGGLLFSALMTALFIAGYTLSDASGARANGDPLSYSLWLFAVNGLVMALVIVGQRGARIVRELGPHWKAGLLGGAMSMFAYSIVIWAMTQAPVALISALRETSVVFALLIGSLWLKESLPPIRLLACLIILAGVATMKIA; translated from the coding sequence GTGGAAACCAGCGTCTTTCTCATGGTCATCGCCTCGGCGGCCCTGCACGCAGGCTGGAACGCGCTGCTGAAAATCGGCCTGGATCGCTTCCTCACCGCCTCGCTGATCCAGATCGGCGCTGGTAGCGTCGCGCTGCTGGCCCTGCCATTCGTAGCCATGCCCAATGCCGCGGCCTGGCCGTGGATCGTCCTCTCGGCAATCCTGCATATCGGTTACAACGTCTTTCTCAGCCGCGCCTATCGATACGGCGACCTCGGTCAGGTCTATCCAATTTCCCGGGGCAGTTCTCCGCTATTGGTAGCAGGCCTCTCGGTGCTGTTGTTGGGTGAAGTCCTGCCTGCCGGGCAACTGCTCGGCCTGGCGGTGCTGGTCGCCGGCATCTGGCTGATGGCGGTTCGTGGTGGCAGCGGCAAAGCCAGTGGCGGCCTGCTGTTCAGCGCGCTGATGACCGCCCTGTTCATCGCCGGCTACACGCTGTCCGACGCCAGCGGTGCCCGTGCCAACGGCGACCCGCTGTCCTACTCGCTGTGGTTGTTCGCCGTGAACGGCCTGGTGATGGCCCTGGTGATTGTCGGCCAGCGCGGTGCACGCATCGTTCGCGAACTGGGCCCGCACTGGAAAGCCGGGCTGCTCGGCGGAGCGATGTCGATGTTCGCCTACAGCATCGTCATCTGGGCGATGACCCAGGCACCGGTGGCGCTGATATCGGCCCTGCGCGAGACCAGCGTGGTGTTCGCCCTGCTGATCGGCAGCCTGTGGCTGAAGGAAAGCCTGCCGCCGATTCGCCTGCTGGCCTGCCTGATCATCCTCGCCGGTGTGGCGACGATGAAGATCGCCTGA
- a CDS encoding LysE/ArgO family amino acid transporter produces MWQSYSNGLAITAGLIIALGAQNAFVLAQSLRREHHLPAALLCIVCDALLISAGVFGLATLLAQSELLLSVARWGGAAFLLWYGAQALLRACRPNALEVQGSTPRSLRAVLLATLAVTLLNPHVYLDTVLLIGSLGAQQSVPEAYAAGAASASLVWFMCLALGAAWLAPWLARPLTWRIIDLLVAAMMFAIAWQLIASPI; encoded by the coding sequence ATGTGGCAGAGCTACAGCAATGGCCTGGCGATCACCGCCGGCCTGATCATCGCCCTCGGCGCACAGAATGCGTTCGTCCTCGCCCAGAGCCTGCGTCGTGAGCACCACCTGCCGGCGGCGCTGCTGTGCATCGTTTGCGATGCGTTACTGATCAGCGCCGGGGTGTTCGGTCTGGCGACCCTGCTGGCGCAAAGTGAACTGTTGTTGAGCGTCGCACGCTGGGGCGGCGCGGCCTTTCTGCTCTGGTACGGCGCCCAGGCTCTGCTGCGTGCCTGCCGGCCGAACGCCCTCGAGGTACAGGGCAGCACGCCTCGTTCGCTGCGCGCGGTGTTGCTGGCGACCCTGGCGGTAACCCTGCTCAACCCCCACGTTTATCTGGATACCGTGCTGCTGATCGGCTCCCTCGGCGCCCAGCAAAGTGTCCCCGAGGCCTACGCGGCGGGTGCCGCCAGTGCCTCGCTGGTGTGGTTCATGTGCCTGGCGCTCGGCGCTGCCTGGCTGGCGCCGTGGCTGGCTCGGCCGCTGACCTGGCGAATCATCGATCTGCTCGTCGCCGCGATGATGTTCGCGATTGCCTGGCAACTGATCGCCAGCCCGATTTGA
- a CDS encoding LysR family transcriptional regulator ArgP translates to MLDYKLLAALAAVVEQAGFERGAQVLGLSQSAVSQRIKLLEARIGQPVLLRAMPPTPTDVGRRLLNHVQQVRLLERDLQEQVPALEVDGETQRLRIAVNADSLATWWARAVADFCASHRVLLELVVEDQEVGLKRMRAGDVAACVCAAERPVSGARSLPLGAMRYRAMASPAFITRHFPNGVTPERLAHVPAIVFGPDDQLQHRYLSELGLSGSFLHHLCPSSEGFLRLTAEGLGWGMVPEPQMHEALASGELVELLADRPVDVPLYWHHWRNGGELLDRLTGHLHRHAGDYLVPLA, encoded by the coding sequence TTGCTCGATTACAAGTTGCTGGCTGCCCTTGCTGCGGTCGTCGAACAGGCTGGCTTCGAGCGCGGCGCCCAGGTTCTGGGGCTGTCGCAATCGGCGGTGTCTCAGCGCATCAAGCTGCTGGAGGCGCGCATCGGGCAGCCGGTGCTGCTGCGGGCCATGCCGCCGACGCCCACCGATGTCGGTCGGCGCTTGCTCAATCATGTGCAGCAGGTGCGCCTGCTCGAGCGTGATCTGCAGGAGCAGGTGCCGGCTCTGGAGGTCGACGGCGAAACCCAGCGGCTGCGCATCGCCGTCAATGCCGACAGCCTGGCGACCTGGTGGGCAAGGGCGGTGGCGGACTTCTGCGCCAGTCACCGGGTGCTGCTGGAACTGGTGGTCGAGGATCAGGAAGTGGGCCTCAAGCGCATGCGCGCGGGTGATGTGGCGGCCTGCGTGTGTGCGGCCGAGCGCCCGGTTTCCGGTGCTCGCAGCCTGCCGCTCGGCGCCATGCGCTACCGGGCCATGGCCAGCCCAGCCTTCATCACCCGACATTTTCCCAACGGCGTGACGCCCGAGCGCCTGGCCCATGTGCCGGCAATCGTGTTCGGCCCGGATGACCAGTTGCAGCACCGCTACCTCAGTGAGCTGGGCCTCTCGGGCAGCTTTCTGCATCACCTGTGTCCTTCGTCGGAAGGTTTCCTGCGCCTGACTGCCGAGGGCCTCGGCTGGGGCATGGTGCCCGAGCCGCAGATGCACGAGGCGCTGGCCAGCGGTGAGCTGGTCGAGCTGCTTGCCGACCGGCCAGTCGATGTGCCGTTGTACTGGCACCACTGGCGCAATGGCGGCGAGTTGCTCGACCGCCTGACCGGGCATTTGCATCGTCATGCAGGTGACTATCTGGTGCCATTAGCTTGA
- a CDS encoding NAD-dependent epimerase/dehydratase family protein, whose protein sequence is MKILVTGASGFIGGRFARYALEQGLDVRVTGRREEAVEHLVRRGAQFMPGDLNDPELALSLCSDVEAVVHCAGAVGVWGRYEYFHRGNVLLTENVIEACLKRRVRRLVHLSSPSIYFDGRDHVGLSEEQVPKRFSSHYARTKFLAEQRVFGAQEFGLEVVALRPRFVTGAGDVSIFPRLIAMQRKKRLAIIGNGLNKVDFTSVHNLNDALLSALLAAGPALGKAYNISNGAAVPLWDVVNYVLRQLELPVVTRHVPVGLARSVATLNEGLCSLLPGRPEPSLSRLTVDVMSRNFSLDISQAQHHLDYQAKAGLWPALDEFCRWWRAQA, encoded by the coding sequence ATGAAGATTCTGGTCACCGGAGCAAGCGGTTTCATTGGCGGGCGCTTTGCCCGTTATGCCCTGGAGCAAGGCCTGGACGTGCGCGTGACCGGGCGCCGAGAAGAGGCCGTGGAGCACTTGGTTCGCCGTGGCGCGCAGTTCATGCCCGGCGACCTCAACGACCCGGAGCTGGCCCTGTCGCTGTGCAGCGACGTCGAGGCTGTGGTGCATTGCGCCGGTGCCGTGGGCGTGTGGGGGCGCTACGAGTATTTTCATCGCGGCAACGTGCTGCTCACCGAGAACGTCATCGAAGCGTGCCTCAAGCGTCGGGTTCGGCGGCTCGTTCATCTGTCCTCGCCGTCGATCTATTTCGATGGGCGCGATCATGTCGGTTTGAGCGAAGAGCAGGTGCCGAAGCGTTTCTCCAGCCACTACGCACGTACCAAGTTTCTCGCCGAGCAGCGCGTGTTCGGCGCCCAGGAGTTCGGTCTGGAAGTGGTCGCCCTGCGGCCGCGTTTTGTTACCGGGGCGGGCGATGTGAGCATCTTCCCGCGGCTGATCGCCATGCAGCGCAAGAAGCGTCTGGCGATCATCGGCAACGGCCTGAACAAGGTCGATTTCACCAGCGTGCACAATCTCAACGATGCGCTGCTCAGCGCCTTGCTGGCCGCCGGGCCAGCCTTGGGCAAGGCCTACAACATCAGCAATGGTGCAGCGGTGCCGCTCTGGGATGTGGTCAATTACGTGCTGCGCCAACTGGAGTTGCCGGTGGTCACCCGTCACGTGCCGGTCGGTCTGGCGCGTAGCGTGGCAACGCTCAATGAAGGGCTCTGCAGCCTCTTGCCGGGGCGCCCCGAGCCGTCGTTGTCACGGCTGACCGTGGATGTGATGAGCCGTAACTTCTCGCTGGATATCAGCCAGGCACAGCATCACCTGGATTACCAAGCCAAGGCTGGTTTATGGCCGGCGCTCGATGAGTTCTGTCGCTGGTGGCGGGCTCAGGCGTAG
- a CDS encoding ATPase: protein MRNDAHDEFDDVPSLTPDRRDQDDFDPEPQPYARAAAPGKAAAAPRAASTDPLWALVGALSIALGAVGWWSFQQINLMEQQLVATQESFARISEEAAGRIQDISGKVVAAESNVTTGSEALRLQVRQLEGKVAELTKQQQAAGGQQSGQDKRIEQLIADLKAQQGDSGKYDDSLKTLGGEQASLKSELAAVKTELATLKSGQADAGKLATQVKGLAGDIEALKKAGNSNAAVDRLEQDLLVLKSQMDNRPAASSSGSSTAEFDSFRAQTTRSVNTLQAQIQNLQQQIDAR, encoded by the coding sequence ATGCGTAACGATGCCCACGACGAATTCGATGACGTGCCCAGCCTGACGCCGGATCGCCGCGATCAGGATGATTTCGACCCCGAGCCGCAGCCTTATGCGCGTGCCGCTGCTCCTGGCAAGGCCGCCGCTGCACCTCGTGCAGCCAGCACCGATCCGCTGTGGGCGCTGGTGGGTGCGCTGAGCATCGCCCTGGGCGCCGTGGGCTGGTGGAGCTTCCAGCAGATCAACCTGATGGAGCAGCAACTGGTCGCCACGCAGGAAAGCTTCGCACGCATCAGCGAAGAAGCGGCAGGCCGCATTCAGGACATCTCCGGCAAGGTGGTGGCGGCTGAATCTAACGTCACCACCGGCAGTGAGGCCCTGCGGCTGCAGGTGCGTCAGCTGGAAGGCAAAGTTGCCGAGCTGACCAAGCAACAGCAGGCTGCTGGCGGCCAGCAGAGTGGCCAGGACAAGCGCATCGAGCAACTGATCGCTGACCTCAAGGCCCAGCAGGGCGACAGCGGCAAGTACGACGACAGCTTGAAAACTCTGGGCGGCGAGCAGGCCTCGCTGAAAAGCGAACTGGCTGCCGTGAAAACCGAACTCGCCACCTTGAAGAGTGGCCAGGCGGATGCCGGCAAGCTGGCCACCCAGGTCAAGGGCCTGGCGGGTGACATCGAGGCGCTGAAGAAGGCCGGCAATTCCAATGCAGCTGTCGATCGCCTGGAGCAGGATCTGCTGGTGCTCAAGAGCCAGATGGATAATCGTCCGGCTGCCAGCAGCAGTGGTAGCAGCACCGCCGAGTTCGATTCGTTCCGCGCGCAGACCACGCGCAGCGTCAACACGCTGCAGGCGCAGATTCAGAACCTGCAGCAGCAGATCGACGCCCGCTAA
- a CDS encoding alkene reductase produces the protein MTTLFDPIKIGDLELANRIIMAPLTRCRADEGRVPNALMAEYYVQRASAGLIISEATSVTPMGVGYPNTPGIWSDDQVRGWSGVTKAVHANGGKIVLQLWHVGRISDPSYLDGELPVAPSAIKPDGHVSLIRPMKEYVTPRALETEEIADIVDAYRLGAENAKAAGFDGVEIHGANGYLLDQFLQDSTNQRTDNYGGSLENRARLLLEVTDAVLSVWEPGRVGVHLSPRADSHDMGDSNRAQTFTYVARELGKRNIAFLCAREREADDSLSPSLKEAFGGVFIANERFSKDQANAWLASGKADAVAFGVPFIANPDLPERLRQGAALNEAHSETFYGSGPVGYIDYPRL, from the coding sequence ATGACCACACTGTTCGACCCCATCAAGATCGGCGATCTGGAACTCGCCAACCGCATCATCATGGCACCGCTGACCCGTTGCCGCGCCGACGAAGGTCGCGTGCCCAATGCGTTGATGGCCGAGTATTACGTCCAACGCGCATCGGCCGGGCTGATCATCAGCGAAGCCACCTCGGTCACGCCGATGGGCGTCGGCTACCCGAATACTCCGGGCATCTGGTCCGATGACCAGGTGCGTGGCTGGAGCGGCGTAACCAAGGCGGTGCACGCCAACGGCGGCAAGATCGTTCTGCAACTGTGGCACGTGGGGCGGATTTCCGACCCGTCGTACCTCGACGGCGAGCTGCCGGTAGCCCCCAGCGCCATCAAGCCTGACGGTCACGTCAGCCTGATTCGTCCGATGAAGGAATACGTGACCCCGCGCGCCCTGGAAACCGAAGAGATCGCCGACATCGTCGACGCCTACCGACTGGGCGCAGAAAACGCCAAGGCTGCCGGCTTCGACGGCGTGGAAATCCACGGCGCCAATGGCTATCTGCTCGACCAGTTCCTCCAGGACAGCACCAACCAGCGCACCGACAACTACGGCGGCTCCCTGGAAAACCGTGCGCGCCTGCTGCTGGAAGTTACCGATGCGGTGCTGAGCGTCTGGGAACCGGGCCGTGTCGGTGTGCATCTATCGCCTCGCGCCGACAGCCACGACATGGGCGACTCCAACCGTGCGCAAACCTTCACCTACGTGGCTCGCGAACTCGGCAAGCGCAACATCGCCTTCCTCTGCGCCCGCGAACGGGAAGCCGATGACAGCCTGTCGCCGAGCCTGAAGGAAGCCTTTGGCGGCGTGTTCATCGCCAACGAGCGCTTCTCGAAGGATCAGGCGAATGCCTGGCTGGCCAGCGGCAAGGCCGATGCCGTGGCCTTCGGTGTGCCCTTCATCGCCAACCCGGACCTGCCGGAGCGCCTACGCCAGGGCGCAGCGCTGAACGAAGCGCACAGCGAAACCTTCTACGGCTCGGGCCCGGTCGGCTATATCGACTACCCGCGCCTGTAA
- a CDS encoding ArsR/SmtB family transcription factor, translating into MSNDDIDLDDVIKALAHPVRRDILRWLKEPEANFALQDHALDIGVCAGKFDERTGLSQSTVSAHLATLQRAGLVTSRKVGQWNFFKRNDATIDAFLRLIGEELRIAA; encoded by the coding sequence ATGAGTAACGACGACATCGATCTGGACGACGTGATCAAGGCCCTGGCCCATCCGGTGCGGCGCGACATCCTGCGTTGGCTCAAGGAGCCCGAAGCGAATTTCGCCCTGCAGGATCATGCCCTCGACATCGGCGTGTGTGCGGGCAAGTTCGACGAGCGTACCGGCCTATCGCAATCCACCGTATCGGCGCACCTGGCCACCCTGCAGCGTGCCGGTCTGGTGACCAGCCGCAAGGTCGGCCAGTGGAATTTCTTCAAACGCAACGATGCAACCATCGATGCCTTCCTGCGCCTGATCGGCGAGGAACTACGAATCGCCGCCTGA
- a CDS encoding acyl carrier protein phosphodiesterase, producing MNYLAHLHLGGDAPAELLGSLYGDFVKGPLAGQWPATIEAGIALHRRIDAFTDSHALQAQARARFPAERRRVAGIFLDLFFDHCLARDWQRYSDQPLDRFTTRVYQVLAAESQLPGHLQHMAPRMAAQDWLGSYRDFEVLGQVITGMSRRLSRPGLLDGGLDDLRRLYEPLSEDFRAFYPQLMAFAREQRG from the coding sequence ATGAATTACCTCGCACATTTGCACCTGGGCGGTGATGCGCCCGCCGAATTGCTCGGCAGCCTGTATGGCGATTTCGTCAAAGGGCCGCTGGCCGGGCAGTGGCCGGCCACCATCGAAGCCGGCATCGCGCTGCACCGGCGAATCGACGCCTTTACCGACAGCCATGCGCTGCAGGCTCAGGCCCGGGCACGCTTTCCCGCAGAGCGTCGCCGGGTTGCCGGGATATTTCTCGATCTGTTCTTCGACCATTGCCTGGCGCGGGACTGGCAGCGTTACAGCGATCAGCCGCTGGATCGTTTCACCACCCGCGTTTACCAGGTGCTGGCCGCCGAGTCGCAGTTACCCGGCCACCTGCAGCACATGGCACCGCGCATGGCCGCTCAGGATTGGCTGGGCAGTTACCGGGATTTCGAGGTGCTCGGCCAGGTGATCACCGGGATGTCACGGCGGCTGTCGCGGCCTGGCTTGCTGGATGGCGGTCTGGACGACTTGCGCCGATTGTACGAGCCCTTGAGCGAGGACTTCCGCGCCTTCTACCCGCAGCTCATGGCCTTCGCCCGCGAGCAGCGAGGTTAG
- a CDS encoding GntR family transcriptional regulator, producing MQRLAEEIGHTNSTPNNNSMPTAMAQENTNPMVLTALQKRVAREVIAYVRHERLPVGHHLAESHLAQTLNTSRTPVKFVLNHLTERGMLKHDRNRGFFLARAADDLNDLVLEIAEAEEDSVYMKFVELRLSRQLPEHLSEIDLMRQFGVSRTELRSALLRMQQEGWAEQRTGQGWRMLPVIDSIEAYEESFSFRVTIEPAGLLSPTFQVDQKVLALCRQQQEYIAATGYLTMTTQELFEANSKFHEIIAGFSGNRFLLQSLKRLNGLRRLVEYSVDLPRPTRRKQVLEHLEILDLIERGDRLGAADRLRAHLEGARRNKLNPALLERLGLQNED from the coding sequence ATGCAGCGCCTGGCTGAGGAAATCGGCCACACCAACAGCACCCCAAACAACAATTCGATGCCCACTGCCATGGCTCAGGAAAACACCAACCCGATGGTTCTCACTGCTTTGCAGAAACGCGTCGCCCGCGAGGTCATCGCCTACGTTCGGCATGAGCGCCTGCCCGTCGGCCATCACTTGGCGGAGTCCCACCTGGCGCAGACTCTCAATACCTCGCGTACGCCAGTGAAGTTTGTGCTGAACCATCTCACCGAGCGCGGCATGCTCAAGCACGACCGCAACCGTGGCTTCTTCCTCGCCCGGGCTGCAGACGATCTCAACGACCTGGTGCTGGAGATCGCCGAAGCCGAAGAGGATTCGGTGTACATGAAATTCGTCGAGCTGCGCCTGTCGCGTCAGCTCCCGGAGCACCTCAGCGAAATCGACCTGATGCGCCAGTTCGGCGTATCGCGCACTGAGCTGCGTTCGGCGCTGCTGCGCATGCAGCAGGAAGGCTGGGCCGAACAGCGCACCGGCCAGGGCTGGCGCATGCTGCCGGTGATCGACTCGATAGAGGCCTACGAGGAAAGCTTCAGTTTCAGGGTGACCATCGAGCCGGCCGGCCTGCTCTCACCGACCTTTCAGGTCGACCAGAAGGTACTGGCGCTGTGTCGTCAGCAACAGGAATACATCGCCGCCACCGGCTACCTGACGATGACCACTCAGGAGTTGTTCGAAGCCAACTCGAAATTCCACGAGATCATCGCCGGCTTCTCGGGCAACCGTTTTTTGCTGCAATCGTTGAAACGCCTCAACGGCCTGCGCCGCCTGGTCGAGTACAGCGTGGATCTGCCGCGGCCGACACGCCGCAAGCAGGTGCTGGAGCATCTGGAGATTCTCGACCTGATCGAGCGCGGCGACCGCCTTGGTGCCGCGGATCGCCTGCGCGCGCACCTCGAAGGAGCCAGGCGCAACAAGCTCAACCCGGCACTGCTTGAACGACTCGGCCTGCAGAACGAAGACTAA